Within the Erigeron canadensis isolate Cc75 chromosome 6, C_canadensis_v1, whole genome shotgun sequence genome, the region ACGATAATTGTTGAATTAGAATATGTTTTTGTTACATAACGTTGCAAGAGCTTTTAAGGTCACATGGATTCATATTTGTACGATAATTGTTGTGTGTTTACAAGACGCAATTAATTCCAATCCCTCCCCGGCGTGCAACGCACACGTTTTAAGCCCTTACATAGTGTTTTGAAGTAGTTTGATTTGGACATCGAAGTTTTTGGTACTTATTCGGATGTTATTAATTGAGGAAGTCAAgagatgtttttatttttaaaatgatagtCACATATGTCCTACAGGCCAGCTCTGCCTATTGAGCACATCAAGCACGCCGGTTATTGACAATGTTGACGTCTCCGCATTGAAATCTTTGAAGGATTCACTCAGGTCAGCGTGCCTTGCATTTGATTCGAGCATTGATGTCTGTGTTCAGCTACATAGTGTTCATTGATTATACCTTTCGATTTCAGTGGTGTAGATTTACAAGATACTGGTCTTCCAATTACTGAGGCCGGTCAAAGGTTGAGACATGAAGTTGGCCTAGGCGCGTGACACAATGGAAGAGGCAAGTGTTAGGTTTCTTAGTGAACATCTTTTGTGATGGATTACTTGATTGATGAATATTTACGGGCTTCCTTTTACTCTTGCAGGTTGATGTGTTTAGAAACAAGATGGAGGTCATCAATGTGGGGACGAAAAATGGCTGGTTCATTTATACCAGCACCAACCGCAAGGGCCGAAAGGGATCACAAAGCAACGACACTTGAAAGGGAGTCCGTGTATGGGACAATCCCTGAATCCCTGTAACACTTGccttattttttgtttaacacactttatatacataattatatttGTTGCCCGAAACCTTTGCATTATATTTGTTGAATATAAATACTATAACTCTGGGTTGGTTGATTAGTTTTCGTATAGTCATTACCTTCCTTGGCTGTTCTCGGTTATACCTCTTCGCAAGGTTAGTATACATATTCTGCCATTTAACTAACAGCTTACTCACACACATTTGGCACATAGCTGTGTCAATGTACTTAAAGAGCCTTCTGTGTATTCCATCTTGCAGATAATGATCGACTGGTTTACTTCCCAAGCCAAGCTAGCAAAGTAagtcttattattattagtgaCATTCGTTCCatagtttaacttttttttttcttttaaatgataGGATGTATCTCTAAGACTTACATTCTAAACAATGGCCTTCCCAATCTCTTGAAGTTCATCCATCACCAAAAAAGAATTAGAGATCACCGAAATAGAATTATGGATGTACACATGCCCCAGGTCTTTTTTAGGGGATTTGAGCACAAGAATTGTAATACTAAAGTGAGAGTGTGAGGTGCATGCGGTATTTGAGGTAAAAAAGACTTCGTTTGACATCCTAGATTTCTATAGCATAATCTTTCTTTTCCTGTATTAGGGATCATCATTACATACTATGTCGACCCCGTCGCATTCATTTTATATCTTTTGCCAGGGGATCAAAGCATGACACTTCTTTTAGACGGAGGGGATTATAATTATTGAGGTGTCAAACTCTCTGAGGTACTGATTATTTCTTTGTCTTTAGGTTTGAACCAAGTAgtatatcataatttttatatgtacaTAGAATTTTGTCGATCTTTTTGGCTTCTTGAAAGTCAATATATTGATGGCATATAAATGTTGTAGAATGGATGAGACCATCAGAGgatataaaattgaaaagggTCTACATAAAATAAACAACCATGAGGTCTGGGGTGACATGCTTAACGGTGGAAGAGCAAGGGTAAGTAATTTAAACATGTGGAGCGTTTGAAGACTTATTGACGTGgacttctttttcaattttgtcATAGCTCTGTTATGTTAAAATCTTTTTGACTAAAAATTCTACGCCCTTGAGATTGGCAACTCAAATGTAGGCCGGATAAGTTTTTCTTAGTTAAAAAAACAACGCGGCCCGGCTGGGATTCCTATGGCCATTTGATTTCCTAGACTGTTTTCCGAGCCATTGCAATATGTTTAAACAGTAAGGTTCAAGCCCAGTTCCAGACTGAGAatgtaatatatctatatatgattGTTATCTAATACTCGGTATAATTTAACTCTTTAACAAAACCAACAAATTCAACCATGAAAACAATTTCCTTTCATCCCCGCCGTCCAACGGACGGGTTTTAAGCCCTCGTTTATGGGAGCTTGAGACCTTAAGATTGAGCAAAATGGTTTCAAGAATAAATACGAAAGTTTCTCAAAAACATGTTACCTCTAAATTAACCTAAATAATTTCgttaaaaatataagaaaacagATTACTAATAGATTTTCCGAAACATATAGAACTTAGAGCGTCTCCAATGAGAGGTTGATGAAAAggttttttatgaaaaaagtcTTTAGAAAAGCTTGATATTATTGTGTAAGATGacttttttttatggattggtTGAGAATCTTCAAGCTTTTAAACAAAAGCTTTTTCTAAATCAagatacaaaaaaaaactttaaaaaaaattttccatTAAAGAGGTGACATATAAAAAAGCTTTGAAAGACTTATTTTGGaaacatttttaacaaattgtttttccttattcatttttttttttaaaattaaaatccaaGTGGAAATCAAGTATAAAAACATACTGTACTAGAAGGCAAAATTTCACACTCAAAAAAGATGTTTTTTCAATAAAACGCAATTTCCCCACTCTCTCCATCTCCCATACCCACCAAATAACCGAATCCATCAAAATCACCCCTCTTCTCCCTTCCACCTGATATTCACTCTCACACCAAAAATATTCTGTTTTTTGTTTAGATCGATGGATGGAAGAAGTACTGCAggtaacaaaagaaaaaacgaTCAAAGACAATATAAAGGAATACGTATGAGAAAGTGGGGAAAATGGGTTGCCGAAATTCGGGAACCAAATAAACGGTCTAGAATTTGGCTCGGCTCATATTGCACACCGGTTGCGGCTGCACGAGCTTATGATACAGCTGTTTACTATCTTCGTGGCCCAACGGCTCGGCTTAATTTTCCTGAATTACTAGCGTCGGATAGCGGACCGGATGATGAGATGTCTGCGGCTTCTATTAGGAAAAAAGCGACCGAAGTTGGGGCCAGAGTTGATGCCGAGACAAAAGGTGTTGTCGTTGGTTCGGATTCGAAAAAAGCTTGTTGGTTTGAAGAGAAACCTGATTTGAATACTAAACCTGAACCCGAAAATGAGTCTGAAAATTAAGATGGTCAAGTTAATTTAgatgatggaatggaattttCTAAGTATTGTAATGTGTAATTGGCCTTTTTTTTAGTGAATAAGAAGAAATAGTTGATCAAATTGGTGTTtggaatttttggtttttgtaatTTAGATTTGTTTGATCGTGGTAACGCTAATAATGTAATGAAAACGCTAAATAGTTAGAGAGATCGTTGTTCAGTTTCCTCGTTCGTTTGGGTCTAGGGATACGGCATACTCTATTTCTATGGTCGTTTCCACACAAGTTCATGGCCAAGTGGCCGACCATAACCTGGGTCTTTTTTAAGACCTTCATAATTAATAGTTTAATACCTCTAATTATTTGATTGTTAcaatttcaaacaaaaattatatcataaaaaaagatatagaaaaaaataataaataaaaaacagtttgttttcaagCCTACTTTCATAAAAAATGAGAGAAGATTTGGTACATATATGCTAATTTTGTTAAAACAGTTGTAcgttatttaattttatatggtaagagaaaacaaaaagaGGACCACTTTGTTGTACGTACGAGGAAAATAATGTGAGAATGGAGATGTCTTGTTTTGGATTTCAGTTGCATGTcttgtttttatttgtgttgTTAACATCCAACAAGGGACGGATGAATTTTGTCTTTAGATAAATAAAGGGACATACATGTTTCTATTTGGTCCTATGTGACCCGTTTTTTTCTTTATGGACTTTgttgttttataaaatgataCTACTAATGAGTGATTATAATTGTTGCAGTGCTTTAACGGAATCAAAATGGTATAAGGGTGATGACATCACCACCACCCACCATTTATTCATTACTCACTACCAACCAATCACATTACGTCATCACTCATTTACTACTCACCCAAATTTGTTGACATTGACACCACTCATACCACACAATTCCTTacaagaaaagacaaaaagaaaaaagacaaaaagaaagaaaaagacaaaataaagaaagaagataACGAGTAGGGAGTGGAAGTTCCACCCGATTTCCACCACCCATGAGTGGTTCACCGTTGGCGGCGGTGTTCCACTAGTGGTCGGGAGAACCACTCGCCTTTAATCCGGGTGATGCCAACACCTACTACTAcgttatttataatataaaacttttaCAATCCAAGAGAAGAAGATTTTTGTCGACAAACATTtccatatatatagaaaacttCAATGGTATACTTAACACAAAACATTTGGATCTTGATGTTAGGATTAATCAAACGTTGAGCTTTAAACTATATTTTCGTAATTTGAcaaatatgtaatgaactaacCAAACTATACTTAACAGAAAACATTTGGATCTTGAGCATTTTGGTAAAAGATCGAGTCTTGCTAAAGtatcaagtttatttttttataacaaattaatgaTACCATGTGGTTTCCAGGGCATCCTTTTAAGTCCATCCGTGATCAAATCAAAGTACTGATTATGCAAAGGACTACAAATGTGTAAACCATAAATGGTTATGCCAAAAACAAATAGTAGGTCCGAAGCTATGTCTTGTCAACTTATGGTCATATAGTTTCACGTTAACCATATGTAAATTacataaaacattaaacaaTCATATTGTTACACTATACGTTGTAGAAGTATGGAAGTAATTGAGACACGTAATGCATGCTAGCTAGGGATTAATTAGTtaaggattattattattagatctTCTTCGATCATACTCATAAGTCATACCAAATGGTGTGGAATGTGAAATAATCACGATTGTACGTGATCATGGTGTTCAATAGCTAATTCAAGTATAATTCGGTAGCAAATCTTATTCTTTATATCTTTCATTTCTATTTCATGCATGGTTTTCATATTCCTAATCACACAAGCAATATTTTTTTCCACATTTATATGGGTgattaatataagttttttttgagACTTTTGggttatatttcaaaattttctgtaATGTAGGAATATGAAtagaaaaatatgttattataaaacaaaacaaaatataatagaTTGAAGATAACAACCTGAAATATCTAACATATGAGATGCATTTGTTGTATAGAGCATGGTTCCCCAACTATTtacacgtttttttttttttttttttttttgatcgtGTAAATTAAGTTCTAGCACATTTTTATCTAACTATTAAAATTCCCTAACATATATTCTTGTTCTCTTTCCTTCTTCTTTTGCCATTTGATGCATTCGAATGTACGACGACAATGAGACAGTTTAATTTACACCACAAGAGAGGTTTCTTTGTTTCATCTCTATATATGATGATAAACGGGCCGGTGACCGAGTGGTATAGCTTGTTGGAAAAAAGAATGTGAGGCGAATGGTGTGATATATAGCTGGTAGCCTGTTAACTCTAGTTGCACCAACAATGACATTGTAGCACGTCTAACACAAGTACACAACgatgaacatatatatagaccTTTCAATGGCGTTTGAACATCGGATGGTTTATGCAAACGTACTGTCCATGAATTATTTTTCGAGACCGCTTAAGCCTTGTGGGAACGTGTTTGTCTTGCGCGAAGTAATGGAATGATGTtgatcatctatatatatatacaacacttTTTGAGTCTCACTTGCTTTTTGAAAGTTTTAGATggttttcctttcttttttttaccaTGATATATGTCAAATAGAATAGAATTGGGTGAAATTTGGGTTATGTTCGATTATATATAGGTCCAAAACAACTTGTATAGTTAGTAATCGTTTTCATGTTGACACTCACACATACAAATTAAAGCAAATAACGACTATGAAAGTACATATAAAATAGACGAGTAATAAATCATGCACTGTATTCTATACAACCAACAAATCAAATAGGACATGGAAATAATACTCTAAAACCTAATTTGTGGGTATTCTTCATCCGCCCATTCAagatgggaaatgatattcgtatcaAGGTTTTTGATGTGTATACCACAACGTACAAGTATTACAACTGATTGTACAAACCAGTAATACACAATTATGATAAATCTATCAAAATATcacttttcatttaaaataaatcAAGTCTTAGCATTTGTTCCCTCCAATTTTTTCAACTAAGTAGTTAATAATCCTAAAATTcctcttttttttattcattagtttaaacatcttcacctaAGATACCTATAATATCCTAAAAATGAAATTATTTGCAACATATATTTCTCAATCTTTAGAATAAGTATACCACTCCCTTTAACATCAATCACTGTTACATTAATACCAACtccgctaccaccaccaccagttgCCGCCACTACCACCCATTGCCGTCGTCACCACACCGTCGCATCATACAGACATATAATAGACAaaatctgagggcggaacccgtacagctaagacatttggctatcacaccctatgacttatcacctcctatgacccatcaccctaccatctcacccaggagcggtactaaaggggggacaaaggggtccaatgccccctccaaatttaaattttttcatgtatttttaaatttttcataaaattttaaaaattttctataagtttttaacattttgccctcttttagatatgtttttcataagttttataAGTTTAccccctttgaaattttttcttgGTACCGCCTCTGATCTCACCGCCGTAACATACAGATACTTTGTTTAGTAGACTATAATAACTAATATCTTTatgaacaaaaaatattataagtatCTCAAAATGTATAATAAAGTAAAACTAAAACACGCGTCGGATTTTTAAATCATTAGCCCACTAACTAGCATTATTCACTAGCCCAATAAACAAAATCCATTTTTAACCCATTTAGATCCGATCCATAAGTCCATAACTCTGTTTGGGTCATCcatttcactttcatttttcaCTTATCAAAAAATTGAACGCACCTCTCTTTTGAAAACTCACGATTTCTCATGTTTTATTACTTCACATTTTCTTTCAATCAATTAGTGAATCGGTAtgtttactttacttttattaGTTTTCTTCCAAATTGAATTTTTAGgaatttttattatgtttaatacAGTGAATCTACATTCTGCTAATGTATctattatgtgtgtgtgtgtatgtatttgattttataatttCCAGCTTTATTTTTGTAgcagtttttaacttttattagtTCTTGTCATTTTAGGATTCATAAAGATAATTTcaaatttagggtttataaAGTTGAAAATACTTATAGGTGGACTGAATGTGGACCTTTGTGCAAGTTTATAAGTAGAAGGAGAGTGTATGATATTAGGTTTGATCCTTGCATGTCTGCGGATAATTTGATTGAGAATGAGGATCGGACATGTCGAAATGAATGGAGAAACGAGTAGTCGAGTACCCTTTTTTTAGGAATACAAGGTTTTGTGGAAGATGAATAATGGAAAAGAGAATTGCTAAGTGGCAGAGAAATGGAATTTTGCAATATGCATTATGTAAATTTGGTATAGATTGTTTGTAGTATCATTAAGAAAAGTGTAAGAAAGTAGACTGCTTTCTATCGGAATCAGGAAGACTAAGAATGTGATGGTACTAAATGGAGTCCGAAATGGGCTAACAGCAATTTTGTGGCTATCTAAGGTTTGGTGTAGATTGTATCTGTTGTATCTTGGAATATGCATGCGAACTGGAATAGTGAGCTGTGAAAGATGAAGCTACTTGGTCCTTTTTCTTGCATATTCTGAGATTGAATTGGTGTTTAAGAGCTGGAATTTAAAAGGTTTGCTCAAGAATCGTATAtgaatgtttttgaattctgTTTTGCACTTTGAGGATAGCATCTGTTTGTTGTGTTCTGCTGCTTTTAGCTGTATTAGTCTTGGTAGATGTCCAAGAGTATTgattttattgtaaatattttgagcATCAATATAATTCACACtttctgtaaaaaaaaaaaatgggaaaGAAGTCAACTTTTCTGTTTTTAAAGTTTGGGAGGATTTTAGAAGTGACAGTGCTAATGTTCAGTGGAATAAAGTGGTTTGGTTTTCTCAAGGGGTGCCTACTGCCTAGTCATATGTTTGTTATGTGATTAGCTGTCCAAGGTAAGTTGCAGGTCCAAGACAGGATTATGAAGTGGAATAAGGATACAACTATGAGATGTCTTTTGTGTAAAGAGTGTGCTGATTTCCAGTGTAAGTTCTCTAAGACTTTTTGGGATGAAATGATTAAGGTAAGATCTATTAGAAGGATGGCAGGAGACTGGATGAATATCATTGAATTTATGTCAAGTAATTGTGTTAATAATAATGCAGTGAATAATGTGATAGAGAGAATTATGTTGGGGGCAACAGTTTAAATCATTTGGTAGGACAGAATAAAAGATTGTTTATAGGAGAAAATAGAAGTGAGAAAGGGATAATTGAATGCATCAGTAATTCCATTAAACTAATAAACTTGGACCCGTGGGGCTGAAAGTAAAAAGAACTGCTAGTGTAATTGAGGCTTTAAAGAAATGGGGAGTTAAGCCTAAATTTGTGGACAATGTATGAAGGAAGATGATTACAGATTGGATTGACTTGCTGGTTTGGTTGGATGGAGCCACCATATGCATGTGTTAATAGGAATAGAGAGTGTGTGAAATATGAGACTTCTTGGTCCTATTTTAGTGCATGATGGTCTTTGAATAAACGATATTAGATTTTATGTCTTTGTTGATGTGAATTGCTTTCTGTTGGATAGGATTTGTAGTAGGTTATTGAATTTTACATTGGCATCCTGTGTGGAATAGAGTGGTGAAAAAATTGGGGATGTCCAATTCCCAAGTTGTATATTATGTACATGCTGattgtataatatatacatttaccTTCAGTAAAAAACTTGACAATACTTGTTTTGGACCTAAACCTGTATTCACTAGACTTTTCAGTTTTAATCTAATCAAGGGCTATCCttttgtaataaaagaaatatatataataataataataaaaaaaaaaatgctggATGACTGATAAGTATGTGTTTGTGAGTCATGCTTGTTATCTAATAATACTGTTTTGTCTTTTTTGGATATATCAGTTTCGCCACTTTTGATGGAGCAATCAATGGAAGAAATCTATGCTGCTTTTGAAGAAAAGGTGAAAAGGACTATATACGTTGACAATCTCTCGAATCAGGTCACCAAATCTGTGTTAGAGACTGCATTCAACCAGTTTGGAAGTGTTGTGAGTGTCCAGTTTATTCCCACCTACTTTGCATATTCCCGGATTCGTGCTGCTCTAGTGGAGATGTCATCAGTAAAACAAGCTGAGGATATTGTATCCGAGATCGGCGACCATCCTTTTATGATTTCCAGTATGCCAAGGCCGGCCAGAGCTCAAAGGGCCCAACTGGAAATGTTCGAAGATCGCCCTAAAAAACGGAATAAGAAGATTGTTTGTCAGTGGATGGATCCGAGCGATCAGAAGTTTGAGACTGCTAAGAAGATCAAAGACCTGACGAAAAAGCATGCAGCTGAGGCCGCTTTTCTTATGGAGGTATCTGCTATGCTAGTTACTATTTTTTTACTGAGTAAATAGAACTGTCTTTTGAGTATTTTGTGTTTGATAGATAGGTAATTTTAGCTTAAAAATTACATGAATTTCTAGGCAGTGGTGTTGTTGTCTAGTTCTTGTACTTTCTAAGCCACattgtattataataatatgcATGTTTTTTTGTAGTTTAGATGATGGTAACTCTGAATGTCACTTACAACCTACTTAAATATGTAATTTGCGAGACataattgaaatgattttgaacATTTAGTATGACTTGAAAGTGGAAATGAAAGTGTTGCTATTTTACAGCTGCAACTGGCGGAGGAAGAGAAGCTGCATAATCAGCAGTCTGAGGCATTGAGAGCCAACTACAAGAAATATGAACTGATTGATGGGGCACAAGGTGATGGGACTGTTAAGCAACTGGCAGCATGTTATAAGACAACTCTTAATGACTATTATTGATTAATGTTTTGATGATAATGATACGTAAGTCTTGTAGCTATCACGGTATCATATCATGTTGTAACCCTGAAAACTTTCAAATCTACATGCCAAAAGTAGAATTATAGATTTGTAAACATGTAGTGCAATTTATGCCTAAGAAATATAAATTGGGCCGTTACTAGCTATTTCGTAAGATCATTAGTTGGTCTATTTTTATACCCTATTTCATTATTTTGAGTTCTAATTTCATCTGCTTTGCGAATTTATGTGTACAACTAGGGGCCAAATAATGAGCTGTACTACTTTTGTAAGACTGAGAAGGTAAACTATCAGGAAATCTTTTATAGTTATGGTTTTGTAGGTACAAATGTTGGTAGCAGAAATGGTAATGCGGGTACAACATGTAAATGAATCTTATGTACAGTCATACACGCCAAATTCATGCCTTTGGTAAAAGGTGTTTTTACTTCGTTTTTAATGGTCATGTGTTTTCAGAATGCTGCAGATCTGCAATGCTTCAAAACTTTCCTTTGTCACTTGAACTGGTCTGATTTGGATATGATGAAGTTGTTGAGAGGTTGTGATGAAGCAGATTGATGGTTCGACAAAACGTGAAAAAAAGACCATAGCCCGTAAATTAAATTGagtttttttggtttaatattattgaatataatatacctataatatatGTTAAAGAATTTTTAAGAACTTGGTGTCCTGGCCCAGGACGGGAGAAAGGTTTGTCGCTGTCGCTCCCTAGGCCGCCAATAGTTGTCCTTATGATTGTACGGTCTAGATCTCTTACACTTGTTAGTTGTTACCCTGGATTCCAAAATTTCTTACGCTTATTAGATTCCatacatttgattttaatctattCGAGCACTTCTTATTGTGTTCTTTTCTTCAACGTTCAaattatgatatgattttgGGCTAATAtgattgcttttttttttattacgttAACATATTTTTCTCGCGAGTTTAAAGCTTTTAACACGATGGGCTAATATAATCCAACACcatatttataaattgtaattaaggaCCTTATCCACTCAGTAACAGGCCCATATGGCCATATATGACAGTATGTACTACGTAACTACctcatcaatcatcattatATCCATCTTGAATTCTCGATCCTAGTTTTTTTTAGATTATATagttggaaaatgataaatcctcctaaccaatcctcctaaaactccttctaatatatccacttgttaacacatgaaatccattaattctcttttctaatctcaccccctgatttttcacatgtcacaatcttattaattaggaagatttttaggctaatactttaggaagattaatcattaccctatatagttttaattaagttttagaTACAAtgtatatgatttatatatatatgaacaaattttaaaaaaatcataacaatCTTAAATTTGCACAATCtttgtaaaatatatgtttaagaaAATGTGTTTAATTAGATTATGATATGGTTAACATTTATATATGCACAATGTGTCTTGAATAAAACTTATGGTTTTATTGTAGATCGACTGAGAACTAGTATCGGACTATAGTAAACGAACAGAAcgcttgttcatgttcgttcgtttagctTAACAAACGGTTCACGAACGGATAAACGAACATAAtggcttgttcatgttcgttcatttgtgttcatgaacgaatgttcacgaacactaatgaacgaacacaaacaaataaacacaaatgaacaaacacaaacaaacaccaattaacaaacatataactaaaaatatttacaaacatataaTTAGAAATAGTAGACTTCATATTCAAATTTACAAATTATTGATCAgttaaaaattttacaaaactTTCTAActtgaaaagtgaaaacatcTTACGGCttgatatcatataaatatttatcttaaaaatttgtatttacttttctttttaagaatataaattattagattttaatgctaatattagtattagtatatataGCAAATAcaatgttcacgaacataaatgAATGgatgttcatgaacataaatgaacggATGGTCACGAACATCGTTCATGAACATATTATCGAACGTTCACGGACATAAGTGAACGAACGAGAGCTATGTTCATGTGCGTTcgtttaactaaacgaacgaacacaaacgaacttTTCGCCGAACAGTTCATGAACTGTTCGGTTCATTTACAGCCCTACTATCAGGTGGtattaggggcaagggtgtagtgccaaaaCTTTGGCAAATTGCCTAGTTTGGATAATTATCGACGAATCACCATTCGACACGTGTCGTTaccaaaaactagccaaaacacATGATGTAGCAAacaaaactagccaaaacttgTCAACTTACCAATGCCGGAAAACATGCCAAAGGTAACCGGAATTTAAAAGAAAGTTGtcgaaaaacataaaaagtgaccgtttttttataaaacaaaaacttagGCTCAAAACTTGGGGGTCGGGAATTTCGAAAGTCAGAGTCGCTCTAGCTGCTAACTCGAAGGGTTTACCCCGTCAAGATACGCCTcggatcatccgagtcccattATTATGAacttttgtatcatcatcgcctATTTAATGTAACACCAACAACCTAACTGTTCAACGATACCATCATCGACTAAAACTACTTTTTTCagctacctattgctttaataGAACAAAATCCGGCAACGCTACAAAG harbors:
- the LOC122605624 gene encoding ethylene-responsive transcription factor ERF008-like; amino-acid sequence: MDGRSTAGNKRKNDQRQYKGIRMRKWGKWVAEIREPNKRSRIWLGSYCTPVAAARAYDTAVYYLRGPTARLNFPELLASDSGPDDEMSAASIRKKATEVGARVDAETKGVVVGSDSKKACWFEEKPDLNTKPEPENESEN
- the LOC122605523 gene encoding uncharacterized protein LOC122605523, which gives rise to MEQSMEEIYAAFEEKVKRTIYVDNLSNQVTKSVLETAFNQFGSVVSVQFIPTYFAYSRIRAALVEMSSVKQAEDIVSEIGDHPFMISSMPRPARAQRAQLEMFEDRPKKRNKKIVCQWMDPSDQKFETAKKIKDLTKKHAAEAAFLMELQLAEEEKLHNQQSEALRANYKKYELIDGAQGDGTVKQLAACYKTTLNDYY